CGAAGAGATCAACGCGAAGGGTCTCACCATCGGCGGCCAGAAGATCACCCTGCAACTGGACCCGCAAGACGACGCAGCCGACCCGCGTACCGCCACGCAAGTCGCGCAGAAGCTCGTCGACGACAAGGTCGTCGCAGTGGTCGGCCACCTGAACTCCGGTACGTCCATCCCGGCATCGAAGATTTATAGCGACGCGGGCATCGTCCAGATCTCGCCGTCCGCAACGAACCCGACCTACACGCAGCAAGGCTTCAAGACGACGTACCGCGTCGTCGCGACCGATGCGCAGCAAGGCCCGGCGCTCGCGAACTACGCAGCGAAGAACCTGAAGGTGAAGAGCGTCGCCGTGGTCGACGATTCGACCGCGTACGGCCAGGGCCTCGCGAACGAGTTTGAGAAGACCGCGAAGTCGCTGGGTCTGAAGGTCGTTTCGCACGACGCGACCAACGACAAGGCCGTCGACTTCCGCGCGATTCTGACGAAGATCAAGGGCGAGAACCCCGACGCCGTGATGTACGGCGGCATGGACGCGACCGGCGGCCCGTTCGCCAAGCAGGCGAAGCAGCTCGGCCTGCGCGCGAAGGTGCTCGCGGGCGACGGCGTCTGCACGGAAAAGCTGGCTGACCTGGCCGGCGACGCGACCGATAACGTCGTGTGCTCGGAAGCAGGCATGGCGCTGGAGAAGATGGAAGGCGGTCAGGCATTCGCTGCGAAGTATCAGAAGCGTTTCGGCCAGCCGATCCAGATCTACGCGCCGTTCACGTATGACGCCGTGTACATCATCGTCGACGCGATGAAGCGCGCGAACTCGGTCGATCCGGCCAAGATCCTCGCCGCGATGCCGAACACGGACTACAAGGGCGTGATCGGCCAGACGACCTTCGATTCGAAGGGCGATCTGAAGCACGGCGTGATCTCGCTGTACGACTACAAGGCAGGCAAGAAGACGCTGCTCGACGTCGTCAAGATGTAATTGCGGTTGGGCGTGAGCCCGGGAAGAACGCGCGGACCTTCGAAAGTCCGCGCGTTTTTTTATATCTCCAGGCGCCTGAGGATGCGCGGACCGATCAGCGCGATCGCCGCGCAGCACGCCGCGACGACGCACAAGCCGATGGGCAACGTGCTCACCTGCGCGACGCCGCCAATCAGCACCGGCCCGAGCAGCAAACCGAAGTACGCAAGCCCCGCGACCTGCGCGAGCCCTTCGGCGGCCGTCACGCCTTCGACGCGCGCCGCCGCCGCGAAGAGCACCGGCATCATGTTCGCGAGCCCGAGGCCCATGAGCGTGAAGCCCGTCATCGTGACGAACGCGTTCGGCACGACGAGCGCCATCACCATGCCGACGAACGCGAGCCCCGCGCTGCCGAACACGAGCTGCGGCGCGCCGAAGCGGGCGCGCACCGCATCGCCGCCGAAACGCCCGGCCGCCATGCCGCCGGAAAATGCGGCGTACGCGGCGCTCGACAACGAAGGCGACGCCTCGACGACATCACGCATATAGACGGTGGCCCAGTCGTACATGGCGCCTTCCGCGATCAGCGCGACGAGCGCGAGGCCGCCCAACGCCCACAGCGCCCCCGAGCGCCAGCGATTCGACGACGACGCCTTCGCGTGCGCCTCGTGATGCGGCACGTGCGGCAGCACGGACGGCATCGAGGCCAGCAGCACGACGAGACTCGTGCCCGCCGCGAGCGCCAGGTGCGCCGCCGGCGCGAGCCCGTGCGCGAGGAGCGTGCCGCCGATTGCCGCGCCCGCCATCCCGCCGATGCTGAACATGCCATGCAGCGACGACATGATCGGCCGCCCGAGCGCTTCTTCGACGGCGCTCGCTTCGGCGTTCATCGCGACATCGAGCGTGGCCATGCCCGCGCCGAACACCGCGAGCACGATCAGCAGCAGCCAGAAAGACGGCACGACGAGAATCAGCGCGCCGCATGCCGTCATCGCGATGCCGCCCGCCATGCACGCCGTGCGCGTGCCGGCGCGCGCGATCCACGATCCGTTGGTGATCATCGCGAAAATGGAGCCGCCGGCGACCGCGAACAGCGCGAGCGACAACATGCCGGGGCTGAGCGCGAACTTGTCGCGCACAGTCGGGACATGGACGCCCCACGACGCGTACATCATGCCGGCGATGAAGAAGACGGCCATCGTGGCATAGCGGGCGCGCTGGCGCGTGGCTTGAGGGAGACTGCGGTGCACCGCGAGCGATGGGTTGGACTCGCGGGTGGAAGAAGCGGAAGTCGAGTCGGACACGGTTGAGCCGTTGGAAAAGTGGCGCGCGGCGGCAATGACGTGGGACAACCGCCGATCATGCCGCCTTTCGCGAGAGCTTACGATTCTATCGAACGGCCAGGAGACACGCTGACCGCGCTGATTTACCATTTTCGGCAGTTCACTTGTCGACCTCTTTTCATGAATATCCCGCCGCAAGCGCCGCTTCATTTGCTGCATCGTGTTTCGGAAGGAACGCTCGCGACTCATTCGCGCGATCCGGCCGGCTTTCCTTATCCGACTGCATTGCCATTCGCGCTTACCGCGCGTCATGCGCCGATGTTGCTCATCAGTCACCTCGCGGAACACACGCGCAATCTTCAAGCCGATCCGCGCGCCGGCTTTCTCGTCGCGCATGCCAATGGCGCAAGCGTCCTGGAAGGTCAGCGCCTGACCTTGCTGGGCACGTTCGAACCTGCGGCAAAATCGGATCACGAACAACTGGCGCGGCGATATCTGCGCTATCACCCGGATGCGGCGCGTTATCTGGCATTAGGCGACTTCGCTTTCTGGGTACTGTCGACAGAGCGCATGCGCTATATCGGCGGCTTCGGGGCGATGGGCTGGCTCGACGGAAATGAAATCGATCCTCTGGAACCGTTGAGTGACGACGAAGAAGCCGCGCTGTGCGCATTCTCCGACACGCTTGCAAGCCGGCCCGCCGACATCCGATTATTGGGGATAGACCGGTATGGCTGCGATTTGCTTGATTCAGGCGCACGCAATCGTTTTACGTTTGATAAACCCAAGCTGAGTGCAGAAGAACTGAAAGCCGCGCTCATAGACTGTTTCGAACGCCATGCATAGAGCGCCTTGACACTTCTGCGGCGCTTTACGCTGTGCCTGAGCCACGAAACTGCGCGAGAAACTGCCATCTGATGCGAATTTTGATGCGTTGGAGGGGTGGTGTTTCCGTCTCATGCCATTCTCACGCGCATCGGACAGTGAATCCGGCGATTTTGGCCAGTGCGCCGGCGTTCAGAAACGGCGCGCGAGTCGGCAAATGTTACGAGTAATTAGCCAATACAATTAATCGCAATCCGTCTATGCCGCTATTTAGCGGAAATGTGTTAATCTGCGATTCAGTCCGAGGCTATACTGATAACCGAAGAGCGAGCACTCGACTCGCAAGCCAATACACCACTTAGGGATTTGCCATGCCTTCATACAAGGAACTGCTCGCACAGCGCGAGTCTCTCGAGCGTCAGATCGAAGAAGCGAAGTCGCGCGAATACGCCGAAGTACTTAATGAGATCAAGCAGAAAATGGCCGATTACGGCATCACGCTTCAGGAATTGGCCGGTGGCCGGGGTGCGAAAGCCGCTAAGGCATCACGCAGCCGCACGGGTGTCGCGCCGAAATACCGCGATCCCGAGAGCGGCAGCACCTGGTCCGGCCGCGGTAAGCCGCCCAAGTGGATTGCGGGTCAGGATCGCGATAGTTTCCTGATCGGCAAATAAGTCACGCTTCAGTCGAAACATGAAAAGGCCGCGCCCAAAGGCGCGGCCTTTTCGTTTCCGCCGCGCTATTCTTTCACTGCAATCAGTTAATCGTTCGGCGAGAATGCGTCGCGTTATTAAGTCGTTGATTTAAAAGCGGAAGCGCCGGGTGCCTGTTAAAATGCTGTCAATGGACACCACGAGCACTTTACATGACACTTTCGACGGCGCATGCCACTGAGAAGCACGATGTCGCGGTTCGCACGACCTGGACGAGTATCGCGCTTAACAGCGGGCTCACGTCCGCCCAACTCGCGGTCGGGCTGATTGCGCATTCGCAGGCTTTGATTGCGGACGGCGTCCATTCACTCGCCGATATCGTTTCGGATCTCGTCGTTCTGATTGCGAACCGAAAGGCGGCGGCCGTACCGGACGTGGATCATAACTACGGCCATAGCCGCTACGAAACCGTGGCGTCGCTATTCCTCGGCGGATTACTGATTGCCGTCGGCGTCGGCATGTTATGGCGTGCGGGCGCGCGCATCATGAATCTCGGCGACATACCGCCGGTTCATGCGAGCGCTTTGGTCGTCGCCATAATCGTTCTTGTTTCCAAAGAGGCGCTGTTTCGCTATATGCTGCGCGCGGCCGAACGCGTGCGGTCTGCAATGCTCGTCGCGAATGCGTGGCATGCGCGATCCGATGCGGCTTCTTCGCTTGTCGTCGCGCTCGGCATCGTCGGCAGTATCGCAGGGTTTCGGATTCTCGATCCCATCGCGGCGGCGCTTGTCGGCTTTCTGGTAGGCCGAATGGGATGGACATTCGCATGGGATGCGCTCCAAGACCTTTCCGATCGCGCGCTGGATGAAACGACCACGGCGGATTTTCGCGGCATTTTGCTGGGCACGCCCGGCGTGCGTGATGTGCACGAGTTGCGCACTCGCAAAATGGGCGATCTCGCCATTGTCGACGCGCACATTCTTGTGGACCCGCTGATCTCCGTGTCGGAGGGTCATTACATCGCCGAATCCGCGCGGGCGCATATCCTGGCCGATTCGCGCGTAATCGACGCCCTCATTCACGTCGATCCGGAAAGCGATGCGGTGAATCCGCTGCCCGGCAACTTTCCGCTGCGTTCGACGGTGACGAAGGCGGTGACTGCTGCGTTTTCAGAGCAGGGCTTATCCGTCGATACGTTGAACCTGCACTATCTGAAGCGCGGCTTCGACGTGGAGATCGTTTTGCCATACGCGGCAGAGAGCGAGACGGCTCCCCGACTCGCTAACTTAAATCTGGACGCGCTCAGGCAACGACTGGGCGCGCGTCAGATTCGCGTGACGCAGGCTGTGAAAGTGGCCGCGCCTCAACGCGCGAGAAACGCCTCGGAATAAGGCGCGCGGTTAAAGCGGCAATTGCGTGTCGAACTTGATTTCGCGGAGCACGACGCTCGTTCGCACTTGCGCGACCGCCGGAATCTTGAAGATGCGGTCGTGAAGAAACGCGTCGTACGCCTTGATATCGGGCGCGACGATCTTCAGGATGTAATCGGATTCGCCCGTCGTGCTGTAGCACTCGGTCACTTCAGGGCACGTGGCGATTTCGCGCTCGAATTGCTCGACGCCGCCTTCCGTATGGCGCGTCAAATGAATATGCGCGAGCGCGCAGACGTGCAGTCCTAGCTTTTCACGGTCGAGCAGCGCCGTATAACGCTGAATGACGCCGGACTGCTCCATGTCCTTGATTCGCCGCCAGCACGGCGTACTCGACAGCCCGACCTGATCGGAGATTTCCTGAACGGAGCGCCGCGCATCCAGTTGCAGAAGACGCAGGATTTTTTGTGAGAATGTATCGAGAGTCAACTGCGCCTCCGTTCGGTCGCGATCTGACTCCAATGGTAGAGGCCCCAGAAAGGAAGCGCAATGCAACGCGGGCGCAACGAGGGAGATTCCCTAACTCACTGCCCTGCGGGCGGTGTTTTACCTTCAGGATGATCTTCCGTCGGTTCGTCAGCGCTCGCTGCCGCTTTCGTTGAAGCCAAAGTCGCTTGCAAGTGGCGCAGATCCGCGAGCATGTTGCAGAAGAGCGCGCCTTGCTCGATGGCGTCGTCGAGCGCCACATGCGTGTGCGGCAAGTCGTCGAACCAGTGCTTCGGCAAGCGCGGCTTGATCGCCTTCCGATACGGCAGGCCGGTGATGGCGAAGGCGAGCGTCTTCATATCCAGCGCCGACCACGAAAACGGGCAGCGCTGGGCGAAGCGCATCATGTACCAGAACATATGCGTGAAGTCGAAGCCCGCCGGATAAGCGACGAACACGGGCTTGCCCGGCAGCGCCTCGACCCATTCGACGTAATTCACGAGCGCCACTTCCGGCTTCTGCAGATCGGTCCGGCATGCGGCCCACGCTTCGGGCTGCGTCTTCCACCACGCGGCCTGCACCGGATGCGGGGCCGCGCCTTCGAGCGTTTCGAGATTCGCGGAGAAGGTGGCGATGAGTTGCTTGTCGGCCGTGTACGCTGCCGACGCGAAACTCAGCATCGAGTGCGGGCCGGGAATCGGGCCGTCTGCTTCGACGTCCGTGCTGACGTAGATTTCGGGGATCGCGTTCATGCGGCGACTCCATCGCGCACGAACGGATTCGTGCGGCGTTCTTCGCCAAAGGTCGATGCCGGGCCGTGGCCCGGAACGAAGGTGACGTCGTCGCCGAGCGGCCAGAGCTTCTCGCGGATCGAACGAATGAGCTCGGCGTGATCGCCGCGCGGAAAGTCCGTTCGGCCGATGGAGCCGGCGAACAGCACGTCACCGACGAACGCAAGCCGATGCTCGCGACTGAAGAACACGACATGCCCCGGCGTGTGGCCGGGACAGAAGAAGACTTCCAGCGTCTCGTTGCCGAACTGCACGGTCTCGCCGTCTTCCAGCCATCGGTCGGGCGTGAATGCTTGCGCGTTCGCGAAGCCGAACCGCTGTGATTGCGCCGGCAACTGATCGATCCAGAACGCGTCTTCCTTCTGCGGCCCTTCGATCTGCACGCCGTAATGATCCGCGAGCGCCTTCGCGCCGCCGCAGTGATCGAGATGACCGTGCGTGAGCAGCACCTTCTCGACCGTCACGCCCTGCCGATCCACCTCCGCGATGATCCGCTCGATGTCGCCGCCCGGATCGACGACGGCCGCGCGGCGCGTCGCTTCGCAAACGACGATAGAGCAGTTCTGCTGGAACGGCGTGACGGGAACGAGAGTGACTTTCATCGGTCTGTCCGGGGGACGGCGCCTGTAAAAACGTTCATTGTACCGGCCGCTCGGAAGCCGCGACGGTCGCGCGCGGACGCTTGGAAAAGACTGTCGCAATCGGAAATTCTTGCGCCCATAGGCAGAATCAATGACGATTTCCGCAGTCGGCGCAGCCAGACCCCGCTTTTTTTGTATAATGGGCTCACTAGTGCATGAGTTTGGTCATGCCGTCAATGGGCGACTGCCGAAATGCCAGTGCGTTTTTACAATCGCCATCAGTAAGCTGTTAGGGGCCAAAAGCCTCGCAACTGCAACTCAACGCACCTTCTTGTAGGTGCACACGTCTTGTCCAGCCGGGCGCTGCGCGTCCGTTCGATGGCCTTTGCCGCCGTCACGCTGGATGGGGCCTACGCCGCCGTTCCTGCGCCGTCTCGTGGTCGAGGCGGGCACGAGCGTGATGCCACGTTCGATGGCGGCATGTGGGGTCTGGTCAGGCTGCCGGGGACAGGTTGCGCCAGACGTGAACGATAACCGGGCGTTTGCGGCACGAGTACGCCGCATCCGAGCATCAGTCTGCCGTTCGCTTACGCGAGCGGCGCGCTGCTTTGCGCGGACAAGCCTTTGGCTGCCTGACGCGCGCTCACCGGCGCGGCGCGGCGGCCCTTTTACCGTTGGTAACCGCCTATGAATGCTCGATTCATTCGACATATCGCAAGCCTGTTCGCTGTCGGCGTCCTGGCAGGTTGCGCCGCGCCCGGTTCGGGCGATGTCGCGTCATATCATCAGACCACGCCTACTATTAGCATGGCAAGTGCCCGCTCGAATGCGCCGCTCGCATTCGACACGAACCTGAGCACGGTTCCGGCCGACAATGCGAACAAGAGCCAGTCGCTCTCCGACGCGCAGCCGATCACGGACAGCCCGGACGTCGGCACGTTCGAGCAGAAGGGCAAGGCTTCGTGGTACGGCCGCTGGTTTCATGGCCGCAAGACGGCGAGCGGCGAGAAGTTCGACATGAACGCGATGACCGCCGCCCACCGCACGCTGCCGCTCGCATCGTGGGTGCGCGTGACGAACGAGTCGAATCACAAGACCGTCGTCGTGAAGATCAACGATCGCGGTCCTTACGTGCGTGGCCGCGTGATCGACCTGTCGTATGCCGCCGCCGCCGCGCTCGGTATGCGCGGCGTGGGCACGCAGAAAGTGAAGATCGAAGGCCTCACGCAGCAGGAAGCGCGTGCGGCGCGCGAGCAGTCGCAGTCGCTCGCGGATGACAGCGTGAACTGAGCTTTTTCTCGCTCATGTGATTCTCGACGGGCCGTCTTTCGACGGCCCGTTTTCATTCTTGCGCAGGCTTATTGAGCCGCAGCGCGCGCTCGTAGAGTGCATTGCGCGGCGCGCCCGTGAGCGTCGCCGCGATCCGCGCCGCGCTTTTCACCGACAACTCTTCCAGCAGCGTGAGAAGCAGCGCATCGTGCGCGTCCTCGGCATCCCCCGCTTCCGGCGCGCCTTCCACCACGAGCACGAACTCGCCGCGCTGACGATTGGCATCTCCTTCGAGCCACGTTGGCCCTTCGGCCAGGGTGCAGCGATGCAGGCTCTCGTGTAGCTTCGTCAACTCGCGTGCGATCAGAAGCTGCCGCTCGCCACCCAACGCATCGGCGAGCGCGCGCGTCGTTTCGACAATGCGATGCGGCGCTTCGTAGAAGACGAGCGCCATCGGATGCCGCGCGAGCGTGCGCAATTGCGAGGCGCGCTGCTTTGCCTTCGATGGAAGAAAGCCGACGAACGTGAAGCCGTTGACCCACGCGCCCGCCGCGCTCAATGCGGTGACGACCGCGCTCGGCCCCGGAAGCGGAACCACGGGCAGGCCGGCTGCGCGCACGGCATCGACGAGACGCGCGCCGGGGTCCGAAATGCCGGGCGTGCCTGCATCCGATACACACGCGACGCGCTCGCCGCTGCGCAGATGCTCGATCACGCGCTCGGCCGCGCTGCGTTCATTGTGCTCGTGCACGGCGATGGACGGCTTCGAGATGC
The Caballeronia sp. M1242 DNA segment above includes these coding regions:
- a CDS encoding branched-chain amino acid ABC transporter substrate-binding protein, whose product is MNTKLHKVLPISAAAVLFATLATSAAADQVVKIGHVAPLTGGIAHLGKDNENGARLAVEEINAKGLTIGGQKITLQLDPQDDAADPRTATQVAQKLVDDKVVAVVGHLNSGTSIPASKIYSDAGIVQISPSATNPTYTQQGFKTTYRVVATDAQQGPALANYAAKNLKVKSVAVVDDSTAYGQGLANEFEKTAKSLGLKVVSHDATNDKAVDFRAILTKIKGENPDAVMYGGMDATGGPFAKQAKQLGLRAKVLAGDGVCTEKLADLAGDATDNVVCSEAGMALEKMEGGQAFAAKYQKRFGQPIQIYAPFTYDAVYIIVDAMKRANSVDPAKILAAMPNTDYKGVIGQTTFDSKGDLKHGVISLYDYKAGKKTLLDVVKM
- a CDS encoding MFS transporter, giving the protein MSDSTSASSTRESNPSLAVHRSLPQATRQRARYATMAVFFIAGMMYASWGVHVPTVRDKFALSPGMLSLALFAVAGGSIFAMITNGSWIARAGTRTACMAGGIAMTACGALILVVPSFWLLLIVLAVFGAGMATLDVAMNAEASAVEEALGRPIMSSLHGMFSIGGMAGAAIGGTLLAHGLAPAAHLALAAGTSLVVLLASMPSVLPHVPHHEAHAKASSSNRWRSGALWALGGLALVALIAEGAMYDWATVYMRDVVEASPSLSSAAYAAFSGGMAAGRFGGDAVRARFGAPQLVFGSAGLAFVGMVMALVVPNAFVTMTGFTLMGLGLANMMPVLFAAAARVEGVTAAEGLAQVAGLAYFGLLLGPVLIGGVAQVSTLPIGLCVVAACCAAIALIGPRILRRLEI
- a CDS encoding HugZ family protein — protein: MNIPPQAPLHLLHRVSEGTLATHSRDPAGFPYPTALPFALTARHAPMLLISHLAEHTRNLQADPRAGFLVAHANGASVLEGQRLTLLGTFEPAAKSDHEQLARRYLRYHPDAARYLALGDFAFWVLSTERMRYIGGFGAMGWLDGNEIDPLEPLSDDEEAALCAFSDTLASRPADIRLLGIDRYGCDLLDSGARNRFTFDKPKLSAEELKAALIDCFERHA
- a CDS encoding H-NS family nucleoid-associated regulatory protein — its product is MPSYKELLAQRESLERQIEEAKSREYAEVLNEIKQKMADYGITLQELAGGRGAKAAKASRSRTGVAPKYRDPESGSTWSGRGKPPKWIAGQDRDSFLIGK
- a CDS encoding cation diffusion facilitator family transporter, giving the protein MTLSTAHATEKHDVAVRTTWTSIALNSGLTSAQLAVGLIAHSQALIADGVHSLADIVSDLVVLIANRKAAAVPDVDHNYGHSRYETVASLFLGGLLIAVGVGMLWRAGARIMNLGDIPPVHASALVVAIIVLVSKEALFRYMLRAAERVRSAMLVANAWHARSDAASSLVVALGIVGSIAGFRILDPIAAALVGFLVGRMGWTFAWDALQDLSDRALDETTTADFRGILLGTPGVRDVHELRTRKMGDLAIVDAHILVDPLISVSEGHYIAESARAHILADSRVIDALIHVDPESDAVNPLPGNFPLRSTVTKAVTAAFSEQGLSVDTLNLHYLKRGFDVEIVLPYAAESETAPRLANLNLDALRQRLGARQIRVTQAVKVAAPQRARNASE
- a CDS encoding Lrp/AsnC family transcriptional regulator, which encodes MTLDTFSQKILRLLQLDARRSVQEISDQVGLSSTPCWRRIKDMEQSGVIQRYTALLDREKLGLHVCALAHIHLTRHTEGGVEQFEREIATCPEVTECYSTTGESDYILKIVAPDIKAYDAFLHDRIFKIPAVAQVRTSVVLREIKFDTQLPL
- a CDS encoding exonuclease, with translation MNAIPEIYVSTDVEADGPIPGPHSMLSFASAAYTADKQLIATFSANLETLEGAAPHPVQAAWWKTQPEAWAACRTDLQKPEVALVNYVEWVEALPGKPVFVAYPAGFDFTHMFWYMMRFAQRCPFSWSALDMKTLAFAITGLPYRKAIKPRLPKHWFDDLPHTHVALDDAIEQGALFCNMLADLRHLQATLASTKAAASADEPTEDHPEGKTPPAGQ
- a CDS encoding MBL fold metallo-hydrolase, with the translated sequence MKVTLVPVTPFQQNCSIVVCEATRRAAVVDPGGDIERIIAEVDRQGVTVEKVLLTHGHLDHCGGAKALADHYGVQIEGPQKEDAFWIDQLPAQSQRFGFANAQAFTPDRWLEDGETVQFGNETLEVFFCPGHTPGHVVFFSREHRLAFVGDVLFAGSIGRTDFPRGDHAELIRSIREKLWPLGDDVTFVPGHGPASTFGEERRTNPFVRDGVAA
- a CDS encoding septal ring lytic transglycosylase RlpA family protein, with translation MNARFIRHIASLFAVGVLAGCAAPGSGDVASYHQTTPTISMASARSNAPLAFDTNLSTVPADNANKSQSLSDAQPITDSPDVGTFEQKGKASWYGRWFHGRKTASGEKFDMNAMTAAHRTLPLASWVRVTNESNHKTVVVKINDRGPYVRGRVIDLSYAAAAALGMRGVGTQKVKIEGLTQQEARAAREQSQSLADDSVN
- the rsmI gene encoding 16S rRNA (cytidine(1402)-2'-O)-methyltransferase → MLQITELAAGQQYPAGALYVVATPIGNAADITVRALHVLSLVDRIAAEDTRNTAQLLARYGISKPSIAVHEHNERSAAERVIEHLRSGERVACVSDAGTPGISDPGARLVDAVRAAGLPVVPLPGPSAVVTALSAAGAWVNGFTFVGFLPSKAKQRASQLRTLARHPMALVFYEAPHRIVETTRALADALGGERQLLIARELTKLHESLHRCTLAEGPTWLEGDANRQRGEFVLVVEGAPEAGDAEDAHDALLLTLLEELSVKSAARIAATLTGAPRNALYERALRLNKPAQE